In Chloroherpetonaceae bacterium, the sequence TTGCCCCAACAAGTTTCATTGTTTTGATAATATCCCGCTTTGCATAAATCGCGAGTCGAATGGTATTTGAAACAAGGGCAATTGATGCCAATGAAATGATGAAACCAAGTCCTATTGAAATTGAGGTGAGAAGTCGTGCATTTTTATCTAGCCCAAGCAAAAACTCTTTGTTGTAGCGGGTTTCGAGGATAGGATTACGCTCGGGGAAGCGGCTCTTCGCAATTGCTTGAAACCTTTTGACGGTGAGTTCTAAGCTATCAAGTGAGGCATACGCAGGCCACAATGAAAGCCGCAGAGAAACCGGCAGCGGATTTACTCCTAGAATCGAAACAATATCTTCACCAAATTCTTTCTTAAAAATCTCTGCCGCTCGCTCTTTGCTGATAATTTCTGCTTTTCTCGCCCACGGCTGTGATTTCGCGGCGATGAGCAAAGTTTCCATCTCTTCTTTTGTCAGCGATTCCGAAAGAAAATATTCCACTTCCACTTGCTCTTTGATTTCATCCAAAATGCGTGTGGCATTGAGCGAAAGCGCGGTGAAAAATCCGAGGATAATCAGCGAAATCCCCACGGTGAGAATCGTAACGGTGGTGGAAAGTTTCGCGCGTTGAAACCCCGAGAAGCTTTCGCGTACCCAATACGGAAGTGCCATCGTTACGACTTCGCTCCTTTACTCATTTTGAAGAGCATTTCGCTCAAGGCGCAATGTGAGAAATGCGCAGGAAATCGTTGTATCTCGCCTCGACATCTTTCTTCGTCAGTTCTGCAAGCCTTTCAATTCCGAATTTTTCAACGGTAAAACTTGCAAGTGTACTGCCGTAAATCACCGCCTTGCGCAAATTCATTTCAGAAAGATCATTGCACTGCGATAAATACCCCACAAAGCCGCCGGCAAAAGTATCACCCGCGCCAGTCGGGTCAAAGATTGATTCAAGTGGAAAAGCCGCTGCTGAAAAGAAACTTGAATCAGTAAATAAAAGTGCGCCGTGCTCCCCTTTTTTAATTACCAAAATTTTTGGACCCATTGCACGAATCTTCTTCGCGGCTGAGATGAGATTGCGCTCACCCGAAAGCGCTCTTGCCTCGCTATCGTTGATAATCAAAACATCAACGAGTTTCAAAGTATCTTTCAATTCACTGAGCATGCCGCTAATCCAAAAGTCCATTGTATCGCAAACAATAAGTTTTGGCTTTTTCACTTGCTCTAAAACGCGGCGTTGCAAAATAGGGTCAATATTTCCAAGGCAAATAAACTCGGTTTCTTGATAAGACGAAGGAATCACGGGATTAAACTCGGCAAAGACATTGAGCTCGGTATAAAGTGAATCGCGGGTATTCATGTCATCATGATACTTCCCGCCCCAACGGAAGGTTTTGCCGCCTTCAACAATTTGCAAGCCTTCGGTATCAATTTTTCTGGAGGTAAAAACAGGTAAATGTTGATTAAAATCAGATCCAACAATCCCTACAAGCCGCACGGGTTTTTCAAAATGACTTGCTGCCAAGGTGATATAAGTGGCAGAACCAC encodes:
- a CDS encoding ABC transporter permease; this translates as MALPYWVRESFSGFQRAKLSTTVTILTVGISLIILGFFTALSLNATRILDEIKEQVEVEYFLSESLTKEEMETLLIAAKSQPWARKAEIISKERAAEIFKKEFGEDIVSILGVNPLPVSLRLSLWPAYASLDSLELTVKRFQAIAKSRFPERNPILETRYNKEFLLGLDKNARLLTSISIGLGFIISLASIALVSNTIRLAIYAKRDIIKTMKLVGATSFFIRVPFILEGLMQGLLGGVISVVALRLFQQAIQALLPVVYEAIRIENPNFYFVLILIGAGFGLIGSMFSIRKFIAE
- a CDS encoding PfkB family carbohydrate kinase, which codes for MSILVVGSLVFDTLHTPHGTADNILGGSATYITLAASHFEKPVRLVGIVGSDFNQHLPVFTSRKIDTEGLQIVEGGKTFRWGGKYHDDMNTRDSLYTELNVFAEFNPVIPSSYQETEFICLGNIDPILQRRVLEQVKKPKLIVCDTMDFWISGMLSELKDTLKLVDVLIINDSEARALSGERNLISAAKKIRAMGPKILVIKKGEHGALLFTDSSFFSAAAFPLESIFDPTGAGDTFAGGFVGYLSQCNDLSEMNLRKAVIYGSTLASFTVEKFGIERLAELTKKDVEARYNDFLRISHIAP